The following proteins are co-located in the Megalobrama amblycephala isolate DHTTF-2021 linkage group LG12, ASM1881202v1, whole genome shotgun sequence genome:
- the LOC125280204 gene encoding C2 calcium-dependent domain-containing protein 4C, whose amino-acid sequence MWILQKVQAGAESLPMQINHLISKNKEEISAKTSIFNKLHSNVLTPDKIPEFFLPPKLTKRCLMADTEKIVQCLNEEKKVFISSAKTSLSRHGTAQSLRASLNKSTAALNKLKPIPYSLKCYESGLFESPNTRRKESLFHSALTGYTLERMTIKTPKFSCRAVLNMASTDSDTPSADSSPYSTPPPIRREDFTSEQSFSEDPVQQDICASKYEKNKFHSTPDKKSKVYPRAKVIQMSRCTKLAPPIQFPLDMLHCQERFHQEHVLPLPQRGRVRISAFRSSAARCSTTIRIRVVSVEGLRDPGDPRPLTCSLTLSLTPGKLQRQHSAIIRNCRNPVFNEDFFFQEPEEQQGSLGDLALRLKVLDKASGLGRGVALGIVIKPLCQLLPL is encoded by the coding sequence ATGTGGATCCTTCAGAAAGTACAGGCGGGAGCAGAAAGCCTACCAATGCAGATTAatcaccttatcagcaaaaaTAAAGAGGAGATTTCAGCCAAGACCAGCATCTTCAataaactgcatagcaacgtcCTCACACCTGATAAAATTCCTGAATTTTTTCTGCCGCCCAAGCTGACCAAGCGCTGCCTCATGGCAGACACAGAAAAAATCGTCCAATGTctgaatgaagaaaaaaaagttttcatcaGTTCAGCAAAAACATCATTGTCAAGACATGGTACTGCCCAGTCACTGAGAGCGAGTCTAAACAAATCTACAGCAGCCTTGAACAAACTCAAGCCCATCCCATATTCACTGAAATGCTACGAGTCTGGTTTATTCGAGAGTCCGAACACACGTCGCAAAGAGTCTTTGTTCCATTCAGCACTTACCGGTTACACACTGGAGCGAATGACCATCAAAACACCCAAATTTTCCTGTAGAGCAGTTCTGAATATGGCCAGCACAGACAGTGACACTCCCTCTGCTGACTCCTCCCCTTATTCCACTCCTCCACCAATTAGAAGAGAGGATTTCACCAGTGAACAGTCATTCTCTGAAGATCCAGTTCAGCAAGATATTTGTGCCtctaaatatgaaaaaaataaatttcactCCACTCCagacaaaaagtcaaaagtgTATCCCCGAGCTAAAGTTATTCAAATGTCCCGTTGCACCAAACTAGCCCCGCCCATCCAGTTCCCACTGGACATGCTGCACTGCCAGGAACGCTTCCATCAGGAGCATGTGCTTCCTCTTCCTCAGAGAGGCCGTGTGCGCATATCTGCTTTCAGGTCCAGTGCAGCCAGGTGCTCTACGACAATTCGAATCCGTGTAGTCTCTGTGGAAGGCTTGAGAGATCCTGGTGACCCTCGACCTCTGACCTGCAGCTTGACCCTGAGCCTCACCCCAGGCAAGCTGCAGAGGCAACACAGTGCCATCATCAGGAACTGCCGTAACCCTGTGTTCAATGAAGACTTCTTCTTCCAGGAGCCAGAGGAGCAGCAGGGCAGTCTGGGAGATCTGGCCCTCAGACTGAAGGTTCTGGATAAGGCGTCAGGACTGGGGAGAGGGGTGGCGCTGGGAATTGTCATCAAACCTCTCTGTCAGCTACTGCCACTgtga